In Bremerella cremea, the sequence GCATCGATTCGTTCAGGCCTTCAATCGCGGCTTGTGCTTCCGCGTCTGAACCCATTTCCACAAAACCGAATCCCTTGCTGCGGCCGGTATCGCGGTCGACGATCACCTGAACATCACGAACTTCACCATAAGCACCGAACAATTGTTCGAGGTCGGCGGTTGAAATGTCGTAGGAGAGATTTCCGCAATAAAGCTTCTTACCCAACGTTCTAATCCTAAATTGAAAAACACTCTGG encodes:
- a CDS encoding RNA recognition motif domain-containing protein produces the protein MGKKLYCGNLSYDISTADLEQLFGAYGEVRDVQVIVDRDTGRSKGFGFVEMGSDAEAQAAIEGLNESMQNGRNLTVNEAKPRENRGGGGGGRGGYGGGGGGGYAG